One part of the Xanthocytophaga agilis genome encodes these proteins:
- a CDS encoding ATP-binding protein, protein MNFSRSHHPKIKITLFGSESTGKTTLAEQLASHFHTIWTPEYARIYQEKHNRLLTYRDVTPIAKGQIKLEQYYLSQTKKLLICDTDILETKVYSEAYYGKCPDWIVETIPGCYADLYLFMNIDLPWIPDGIRDRPNDREEMHALFQKELESRGLPFFLLSGNMEDRFIHALEYIEELKL, encoded by the coding sequence ATGAATTTTTCCAGATCACATCATCCAAAGATAAAAATTACACTGTTTGGTTCAGAATCCACAGGCAAGACTACACTCGCTGAACAGCTAGCTTCACATTTTCATACAATATGGACTCCCGAGTATGCACGGATCTATCAGGAAAAACACAATCGTTTACTCACTTATCGTGATGTAACACCTATTGCCAAAGGACAAATTAAACTGGAACAATATTATCTATCTCAAACAAAAAAGCTTTTAATCTGTGATACCGATATTTTGGAAACCAAAGTATATAGTGAAGCCTATTACGGCAAATGTCCTGATTGGATAGTAGAAACCATTCCTGGTTGCTATGCAGACTTGTATCTGTTTATGAATATCGATCTACCCTGGATTCCTGATGGGATAAGAGATCGTCCAAATGATAGAGAAGAGATGCATGCTCTTTTTCAAAAAGAGTTAGAATCTCGTGGATTGCCTTTCTTTCTACTGTCAGGAAATATGGAAGACCGTTTTATACATGCATTGGAGTATATAGAAGAGTTAAAGTTATAG
- a CDS encoding tetratricopeptide repeat protein, whose protein sequence is MYKIRQFLFSYSILSFFCIAAFAQELTVKEGAEISYQAKNAIVELQDLLNFVTFADLPPNELKDVITNSYSSSKNQIFYNKDVVLEDDIDPAYKLGNTKDLSAEKYLNTLDVFYEKTIDASITFSDIKVSNVKKKDFIYVKVYFESHFGSKYKKSGAGYSPVKRIAQIRAEKAGSRWKAKIVGISFYDPNSPLEGHENDVALLAGPSEETGASGNTGGVASQKDIEEAVSKYMREREEADKKERESEYLQAIQRADLAFSTEDYLAAKDAYLAAAEVYPFRTYPKIRINEVNRIIATYFSYDELKKKGDIAKNFRDYESSIEYYRKALNAKPEMLSTLDPEIKRLSNFVQEISGLKTQFEAKKYKDVIEQTDDLIKQKKKQKAINNYPELYLLRGKSYLQANEKKAAEKAIEDFNEAIALDQNYLEARLARADLNETRRNDVVSAIADYDIITKAIDPLNPAYHAKKAELKEKVNNIKGALEDYDKAIALAPKRGLYPYQKALVLIKIKDFTAAKENLEKSIRVEPEFAKAYYQRGMLWMEVSKLKEAAADFNKAEALGLESALVVNIQAKAMKFYDEGTLAMKQNDWLKAQKALGNAVAIRPKYAAAWFMQGQLWERQGNYKKAIEQYTQALQVNERYKEAYYARGMARIQLGNSADALEDFSTAVELEPTYIDGLKGRGFAYTHIKKYTEAKADLTKAINLTLPLLSQAQKDKKNEAKANVLSFKTQLAELYSMLGYVRYLSGESNAGLEDVKKGLDYADNYADAYRYRGLIYQQQGDHKKAISDFDDAIKRNNKNYLAYRDRAVSYMELGKMNEALGDLNTVIKADTQAVAKDAIFTRGIVYAHQNKYNEALQDMQAFMKKYPESADAHFYSELGFVYLNLSNATEALKQFENALKIENPYAQAQYGMACTYAKQNQWENALAWLETSFKTGKMNKDQVKQDEERYLKNLRDNKDYRKKYESLKKNYLK, encoded by the coding sequence ATGTACAAAATACGCCAGTTTCTCTTTTCATACAGTATTCTTTCTTTTTTTTGTATAGCTGCGTTTGCCCAGGAGCTTACAGTAAAGGAAGGTGCTGAGATTAGCTATCAGGCAAAGAATGCCATTGTCGAATTACAGGATTTGTTAAACTTTGTGACATTTGCAGATCTTCCCCCTAATGAGTTAAAAGATGTAATTACGAATAGTTATTCTTCTTCCAAGAATCAAATCTTCTACAATAAAGATGTAGTTCTTGAAGATGATATAGACCCTGCTTATAAATTAGGTAATACGAAGGATTTAAGTGCAGAGAAGTATCTGAATACACTGGATGTTTTTTACGAAAAAACCATAGATGCTTCTATCACATTTTCAGATATTAAGGTGTCCAATGTGAAGAAGAAGGATTTTATTTATGTTAAAGTCTATTTTGAAAGTCATTTTGGAAGCAAATATAAAAAGTCAGGAGCTGGGTATTCTCCTGTCAAAAGAATAGCTCAGATCCGTGCAGAGAAAGCTGGTAGCAGATGGAAAGCAAAAATTGTAGGAATTAGCTTTTATGATCCCAATTCTCCTTTGGAAGGGCATGAAAATGATGTGGCCTTGTTAGCCGGGCCTTCAGAGGAAACCGGAGCTAGTGGGAATACCGGTGGGGTAGCTTCTCAGAAGGACATAGAAGAGGCTGTGTCCAAATACATGCGCGAACGGGAAGAGGCTGATAAGAAAGAACGGGAAAGTGAATACCTTCAGGCAATCCAACGGGCCGATCTGGCTTTCTCAACAGAAGATTACTTGGCTGCTAAAGATGCTTATCTGGCAGCAGCAGAAGTATACCCTTTTCGGACTTATCCCAAGATCCGTATAAATGAAGTAAACCGGATTATTGCTACTTATTTCTCATATGATGAGTTAAAAAAGAAAGGTGATATTGCGAAAAATTTTCGGGATTATGAATCCTCTATAGAATATTACCGAAAGGCTCTGAATGCAAAGCCTGAAATGTTAAGTACACTGGATCCGGAGATTAAACGGTTGTCTAATTTCGTACAGGAGATATCAGGATTAAAGACTCAGTTTGAAGCAAAGAAATATAAAGATGTAATAGAACAGACAGACGACCTGATAAAACAGAAAAAGAAACAAAAAGCGATAAACAACTATCCGGAGTTATATTTGTTAAGAGGCAAGAGCTATTTGCAGGCAAATGAGAAGAAAGCAGCTGAAAAAGCTATAGAAGATTTTAATGAAGCTATTGCCCTTGATCAGAATTATCTGGAGGCTCGTCTGGCTCGGGCTGATTTGAATGAAACACGTCGCAATGATGTAGTATCGGCTATTGCTGATTATGATATTATTACCAAAGCCATTGACCCTCTTAATCCTGCTTATCATGCCAAAAAAGCAGAATTAAAAGAGAAGGTTAATAATATTAAAGGGGCTCTGGAAGATTATGACAAAGCCATTGCATTAGCACCTAAAAGAGGTTTATATCCTTACCAGAAAGCATTGGTATTGATTAAGATAAAAGATTTTACGGCAGCAAAAGAAAATCTTGAAAAATCAATTCGGGTAGAACCTGAATTTGCAAAGGCTTATTATCAGCGGGGAATGTTGTGGATGGAAGTTAGCAAGCTTAAAGAAGCGGCAGCTGATTTTAATAAAGCAGAAGCGTTAGGTCTGGAATCTGCATTAGTTGTAAATATTCAGGCTAAAGCTATGAAGTTTTATGATGAGGGCACTCTTGCCATGAAACAGAATGACTGGTTAAAAGCGCAGAAAGCATTGGGCAATGCAGTGGCTATCCGACCTAAATATGCGGCAGCATGGTTTATGCAGGGACAGCTATGGGAAAGGCAAGGGAACTATAAAAAGGCAATTGAGCAGTATACTCAGGCCTTACAGGTGAATGAACGCTACAAAGAAGCCTATTATGCCAGAGGTATGGCTCGTATTCAATTAGGTAACTCTGCAGATGCACTAGAAGACTTTAGTACAGCTGTAGAGCTGGAGCCGACCTATATAGATGGACTAAAGGGAAGAGGCTTTGCTTACACTCATATAAAAAAATATACAGAGGCTAAAGCAGACTTAACAAAAGCTATCAATCTGACACTACCTTTGTTATCACAAGCCCAGAAAGACAAAAAGAATGAAGCTAAAGCAAATGTGTTATCATTTAAAACACAATTGGCAGAATTATATAGTATGTTGGGGTATGTCCGGTATCTGTCAGGAGAAAGCAATGCAGGACTGGAAGATGTGAAAAAAGGACTGGATTATGCAGATAATTATGCAGATGCGTATCGTTATCGTGGGTTGATCTATCAGCAGCAGGGAGATCATAAAAAAGCAATCAGTGATTTTGATGATGCTATCAAACGAAATAATAAGAATTATCTGGCTTATAGAGACAGAGCCGTTTCATATATGGAGTTGGGGAAAATGAATGAAGCTTTAGGTGATCTTAATACTGTAATCAAAGCAGATACTCAGGCTGTAGCGAAAGATGCTATCTTTACAAGAGGAATAGTGTACGCTCATCAGAATAAATACAATGAGGCATTACAGGATATGCAGGCTTTTATGAAAAAATATCCTGAATCAGCTGATGCACATTTTTATTCTGAGCTGGGTTTTGTGTATCTTAATCTGAGTAATGCTACAGAAGCCTTAAAGCAGTTTGAAAATGCGTTAAAAATCGAGAATCCATATGCACAGGCACAATATGGTATGGCTTGTACCTATGCAAAGCAGAATCAATGGGAAAATGCACTGGCCTGGTTAGAGACTTCCTTTAAGACTGGAAAGATGAATAAAGACCAGGTAAAGCAGGATGAAGAACGATATCTGAAAAATTTACGGGATAATAAAGATTACCGTAAAAAATATGAATCACTAAAAAAGAATTATTTAAAGTAG